The nucleotide sequence ACTTGTGCCTGaagaaaaattttatgttCCAAAGTACCTACATAAGGCTATATAAAGAAGCATTgccaaaaatatataataaaaaaagtagtCATTCGAGTAAATGGATTCAAAGACAAATAACAGATCGATACGTGTTAAAagcaaaaaatgaaaattatcGAAGTCGAGCCgcatttaaattaatagaactagataataaataccttttcttaaaaaaaaataaaaccaTTTTAGATATTGGTTCGTATCCCGGTAGTTGGTGCCAAGTTATTTTAGaaagaacaaaaaattatacaaatgaaattattgcaattgataaaaaaattatggaCCCATTACCAAATGTCCATTTTATAAAAGCAGAAATTGGAAAAGATAATGTAGATGACCAATTAAAAGAAGtattaaaagataaaaaaattgatattatattaagTGATGCAGCTGTTGCATGTATTGGTAACAAAATTGATGATCATTTAAATTCTTGTGAACTCACATTATCtataacaaattttatggaacaatatataaatataggGGGGGTTTATATTGTTAAAATGTATTTAGGTAGCCAAACAAATAATCTTAAAACgtatttaaaaacaatatttcaGTATGTCAATACTGCCAAACCAAAAGCTTCTCGAAGTGAATCGCGTGAAATATACTTAGTTTGTAGAAATTTTACaggaagaaaaaaaataagtgaGGATATACAAATTAAAGGTGCCTTTTCCTCCAAAGAAGGATACTACTAAAATATGCAGAAAAACCTttcaaattaatatatgaaaaattatttatatttttataaacgtttttgaaattatatattatttttttgttaaacaTAAATTATAGGAAGGAACACCTTCCTCtcaattcatatatatgtatgagCGCTTATTGTTTTCCCCTTTTCCAATCATATACACATTCATCCATATTgcataattaaataatacatatttcgcatttttttttaatataaaaatatatttattgtctaatgtaattttaatatgttttttcttttttttgctaTATAGCTTGCATATGTGCATTATTAGCTTaatgcaaatatatatacgaTTCTTAGTAATGGATTTTTCATTTGCACAAATAAACATGTTTTTTCTGctatgatataaaaaaaactttaataatattctataaaataaaattcaatataattttaaattcttcacatattttacatatatattattcaaattGGTTCCTACCCCCAAATACCAGTAGCTCATATCTTacattttgttatttttcatttttaaaaaaaacgagaaaaatatatacatcaaaaagttttgtaaatattttttaaaaatcaaaatatttatttttataatccAAGTTTTTTTAATCGAATAACAATTCAATGTTAATGGTTCCTgtgttatataaataaatacaaaaacgGATGCAGATTTGTTTCAATTTATAGAAATCAAAACgatttattatacataattataaaatgcataaaat is from Plasmodium berghei ANKA genome assembly, chromosome: 14 and encodes:
- a CDS encoding ribosomal RNA methyltransferase, putative; the protein is MILPNLCLKKNFMFQSTYIRLYKEALPKIYNKKSSHSSKWIQRQITDRYVLKAKNENYRSRAAFKLIELDNKYLFLKKNKTILDIGSYPGSWCQVILERTKNYTNEIIAIDKKIMDPLPNVHFIKAEIGKDNVDDQLKEVLKDKKIDIILSDAAVACIGNKIDDHLNSCELTLSITNFMEQYINIGGVYIVKMYLGSQTNNLKTYLKTIFQYVNTAKPKASRSESREIYLVCRNFTGRKKISEDIQIKGAFSSKEGYY